In the Brevundimonas sp. MF30-B genome, GCGTGGACCCGTTCCTGACGTTCGCCGACGACCGCAGCCTGCGCGAGCAGGTCTGGCGCAAGTTCATCATGCGCGGCGACAACGGCGACGCTAACGACACCAAGGCCGACATCGCGCGCATCGTCGCCCTGCGGGACCAGCGCGCCAAGCTGCTGGGCTATCGCCACCATGCAGAGCTGCGCATGCAGGACACCATGGCGCGCACGCCCGATGCGGCCATGGAGTTGATGATGCGCGTGTGGGAGCCGGCCAAGGCCCGAGTGACCGAAGAAGTGGCCGACATGCGCGCCATCGCCGGTCACGAGATCGAGCCTTGGGACTACCTCTATTACGCCGAGAAGGTGCGGAAGCAGAAGTACGACCTCGATCAGAACGACCTGAAGCCGTATTTCGAGTTGAACGCGGTCAAGCGGGGCGCCTTCTACATGGCCGAGCGCTTGTACGGCTTCACCTTCACTCCGGTCCCTGCCGGAAGCGTCCCGGTCTTCCATCCCGACGTCGAGGTGTTCGAGGTCCGGGGTCCCGACGGCGCCCATGTGGGCCTCTTCTACTCCGACGACTTCGCACGCGCAGGCAAGCGGTCGGGGGCTTGGGCCACGACCTACCGCAGCTATTCGACCTATGACGGCGTCAAGAACGTTCTGTCGTCGAACAACAACAACTTCATCAAGGCCGAGGCTGGCCAACCCCTGCTGATCTCGCTGGACGACGCCGAGACCCTGTTCCACGAGTTTGGCCACGCCCTGCACTCGCTGTCGTCGCGCGTGACCTATCCGTCGCTCGCCGGCACGCCGCGCGACTATGTTGAGTATCCGTCGCAGGTGCACGAGCACTGGGTGCTGAGCCGGCCGATCCTGGACGGCTTCATGAAGCACGTCGAAACCGGTCAGCCGATGCCGCAGGAGCTAGTCGACCGCATCGAGGCGGCCTCAACCTTTAATCAGGGCTACGCTACGGTCAGCTATCTGTCGTCGGCCCTGGTCGACATGGACCTGCACACCCGCGCCACGCCGCCGACCGACATCGCGGCCTTCGAGCGCGAGAGCCTGGCCAAATACGGCATGCCCAAGGAGATCGTGATGCGGCACCGCCTGCCGCAGTTCAATCACCTCTTCACCTCGGACGCCTATTCGGCGGGCTATTACTCCTACCTCTGGTCCGAGGTGATGGACGCCGACACCTGGGCCTATTTCGAGGAGTCGGGCGACGTCTTCAATCCGGACATCGGCCGCCGCTACAAGGAGATCATCCTGGCGGAAGGCAACTCGTCGGACCGCGCCGAAGCCTATCGCCGCTTCCGCGGGCGCGACCCGGATGTGGCGGCCCTGCTGCGGGTTCGCGGCTTCCCGGTCAACTGATCGCACGGGGGCCGGCATGACCGGCCCCGCAACCTCATGCAAAAGGCCCGGCGGATCACTCCGCCGGGCCTTATTCACGTCCTGAGATGAGCCTGCGATCAGGCGTTCGCAGCCGTTGGCATGGCGTTGGCGCGCTGGAAGGCCATGGCGATCAGGCGA is a window encoding:
- a CDS encoding M3 family metallopeptidase, coding for MHRRQLLIAGGSLMALTACGTTGQMAGSSGLAGAPDAATLAEDARIARAVLPTQTPRAELLQVWTGPYEGVPPWDRVTADKLREAIIEGIALRRAEYEAIAANPEPATFANTFVAMQMAGEPLSRANALFGVMTSNIGSADYQAVAREVSPLQSAAGDEITFNEALFARIKSVADNTVGLTAQQRRVAERSRDQFVRGGAALDAQKKAQLGEINTQLANLFTAFSQKVVADENTWTVIPNEAGVAGLPASNKNAAAAAARSRNLQGWVIVNTRSSVDPFLTFADDRSLREQVWRKFIMRGDNGDANDTKADIARIVALRDQRAKLLGYRHHAELRMQDTMARTPDAAMELMMRVWEPAKARVTEEVADMRAIAGHEIEPWDYLYYAEKVRKQKYDLDQNDLKPYFELNAVKRGAFYMAERLYGFTFTPVPAGSVPVFHPDVEVFEVRGPDGAHVGLFYSDDFARAGKRSGAWATTYRSYSTYDGVKNVLSSNNNNFIKAEAGQPLLISLDDAETLFHEFGHALHSLSSRVTYPSLAGTPRDYVEYPSQVHEHWVLSRPILDGFMKHVETGQPMPQELVDRIEAASTFNQGYATVSYLSSALVDMDLHTRATPPTDIAAFERESLAKYGMPKEIVMRHRLPQFNHLFTSDAYSAGYYSYLWSEVMDADTWAYFEESGDVFNPDIGRRYKEIILAEGNSSDRAEAYRRFRGRDPDVAALLRVRGFPVN